A region from the Aegilops tauschii subsp. strangulata cultivar AL8/78 chromosome 5, Aet v6.0, whole genome shotgun sequence genome encodes:
- the LOC109753399 gene encoding uncharacterized protein isoform X1, translated as MDGIDAELARAQEERQRLEEALAAGAPMAVSSVTFDKDLYGGGGGFAGYDTSIPASEDDDDAPEDAPNPAARRLASYTGHAVAAAADIPRSADGGDDDGAPANKPRRIIDREDDYRRRRLDRGLSPERHDAFAAGEATPAPSVRTYGDAMREASVLQEKERTLREIAKKKKEEEERAKEKKAAPQPPSAALTKRRNRWDQSQEGDAAAAAGAEKKAKTDSDWDAPDATPGIGRWDATPGRAGDATPSVRRNRWDETPTPGRMADGDATPAAGGITPGAGATPSGAWDATPKLLPGGLATPTPKKQRSRWDETPVSMGNATPSGTAATPFGAENLATPTPGHLAAVQMTPEYYHLLRMERDIEERNRPLTDEELDAMFPPQGYKILEPPASYQPICTPARKLLATPTPLSTPLYAIPEENRGQQFDVPKDLGPGLPLMKPEDIQFFGKLLNEDDEEQLTPEEQKERKIMKLLLKVKNGTPPQRKTSLRQLTDKAREFGAGPLFNGILPLLMQPTLEDQERHLLVKVIDRVLYKLDELVRPFVHKILVVIEPLLIDEDYYARAEGREIISNLSKAAGLATMIAAMRPDIDNIDEYVRNTTARAFSVVASALGIPALLPFLKAVCQSKKSWQARHTGIKIVQQIAILMGCAVLPHLKNLVEIMEHGLTDENQKVRTITALSLAALAEAAAPYGIESFDSVLRPLWKGTRCHSGKVLAAFLKAIGFIIPLMDAEYASFYTKGVMPVLIREFKSPDEEMKKIVLKVVKQCVSTEGVQADYIRSQCVISTQCLDPDCIRSHRVLSAFFKHFWVRRMALDRRNYKQLVETTVEMANKVGVTDIVGKIVEDLKDESEPYRRMVMETIEKVVANLGTSDIDPRLEELLIDGILYAFQEQTSDDANVMLNGFGAVVNALGQRVKPYLPQICGTIKWRLNNKSAKVRQQAADLISRIAIVMKQCQEEQLMGHLGVVLYEYLGEEYPEVLGSILGALKAIVNVIGMTKMTPPIKDLLPRLTPILKNRHEKVQENCIDLVGRIADRGAEFVPAREWMRICFELLEMLKAHKKGIRRATVNTFGYIAKAIGPQDVLATLLNNLKVQERQNRVCTTVAIAIVAETCSPFTVLPALMNEYRVPELNVQNGVLKSLSFLFEYIGEMGKDYIYAVAPLLEDALMDRDLVHRQTAASAIKHMALGVAGLGCEDALVHLLNYVWPNIFETSPHLINAVMEAIEGMRVALGAAVVLNYCLQGLFHPARKVREVYWKIYNSLYIGAQDALVASYPSLGDLGNNDIFSRPEGVLVQVCRRVLSGFGTGHCKGRVVCLLRRSVTFHNPTLKAEENHRSYMYDVLVWLRSVKQY; from the exons ATGGACGGGATCGACGCGGAGCTCGCGCGCGCGCAGGAGGAGCGCCAGAGGCTGGAGGAGGCCCTGGCGGCGGGCGCGCCCATGGCCGTCTCCTCCGTCACCTTCGACAAGGACCTctacggcgggggcggcggcttcGCCGGCTACGACACCTCCATCCCGGCctccgaggacgacgacgacgcgccCGAGGACGCCCCCAaccccgccgcgcgccgcctcgcctcctACACGGGCCACGCCGTCGCCGCGGCCGCCGACATCCCCCGCTCGGccgacggcggcgacgacgacggggcCCCCGCCAACAAGCCCCGGCGCATCATCGACCGCGAGGACGACTACCGCCGGCGCCGCCTCGACCGCGGCCTCTCGCCCGAGCGCCACGACGCGTTCGCCGCGGGGGAGGCAACCCCGGCCCCCTCCGTCCGGACCTACGGCGACGCCATGCGCGAGGCCAGCGTGCTGCAAGAGAAGGAGCGCACGCTGCGGGAGATCgctaagaagaagaaggaggaggaggagagagccAAGGAGAAGAAGGCCGCGCCTCAGCCACCGTCAGCCGCATTGACAAAACGGCGCAATAGGTGGGATCAGTCGCAGGAGGGTGATGCTGCAGCTGCTGCTGGGGCCGAGAAGAAGGCCAAGACAGACTCAGATTGGGATGCCCCTGATGCAACTCCTGGAATTGGGCGCTGGGACGCCACCCCTGGGCGTGCCGGAGACGCGACGCCCTCTGTGAGGAGGAACAGGTGGGATGAGACTCCGACTCCAGGGAGGATGGCTGATGGAGATGCAACTCCGGCAGCTGGTGGCATTACCCCAGGAGCAGGAGCCACCCCTTCTGGGGCATGGGATGCTACTCCTAAGCTGCTGCCTGGTGGGCTTGCCACGCCAACGCCCAAGAAGCAGAGATCGAggtgggatgagactccggttagtATGGGGAATGCAACACCCAGTGGCACGGCAGCGACACCATTTGGAGCAGAGAACCTTGCCACGCCGACACCTGGCCACCTTGCTGCTGTCCAGATGACTCCGGAGTATTACCATCTCCTGCGGATGGAGCGGGACATTGAGGAGCGAAACAGGCCTCTCACTGACGAGGAGCTTGACGCCATGTTCCCGCCGCAGGGATACAAGATTCTTGAACCTCCAGCATCGTACCAGCCCATATGCACACCTGCAAGGAAGCTGCTTGCTACACCAACGCCTCTGAGCACACCATTGTATGCTATTCCCGAGGAGAATCGTGGGCAGCAATTTGATGTGCCCAAGGACTTGGGTCCTGGGTTGCCACTCATGAAGCCAGAGGATATACAGTTCTTTGGGAAGTTGCTGAATGAGGATGACGAGGAGCAGCTGACGCCAGAGGAGCAGAAGGAGAGAAAAATCATGAAACTCCTGCTCAAGGTGAAGAACGGCACGCCCCCACAGCGAAAGACGTCACTTCGGCAGCTCACGGACAAAGCACGTGAATTTGGTGCTGGCCCGCTGTTCAATGGAATCCTGCCATTGCTCATGCAGCCAACGCTTGAGGACCAGGAGCGGCATCTCCTGGTGAAGGTTATTGACAGGGTGCTGTATAAGCTGGATGAGCTGGTCCGTCCATTTGTGCACAAGATTCTTGTAGTTATCGAGCCACTTTTGATTGATGAGGATTACTACGCTCGTGCTGAGGGCAGGGAGATTATCTCAAATCTTAGCAAAGCTGCTGGTCTTGCTACTATGATTGCCGCCATGAGACCGGATATTGATAACATTGACGAGTATGTGAGGAATACAACTGCTAGGGCATTCAGTGTGGTGGCTTCTGCTTTGGGTATCCCCGCCCTCCTCCCATTTTTGAAGGCTGTTTGTCAGAGTAAGAAGTCCTGGCAAGCTCGACACACTGGTATCAAGATTGTTCAGCAGATTGCTATTCTCATGGGCTGTGCTGTTCTGCCTCACCTTAAGAACCTAGTTGAGATCATGGAGCATGGTCTAACTGATGAGAACCAGAAAGTGCGGACAATCACTGCTCTCTCTCTTGCTGCACTTGCTGAAGCTGCTGCGCCCTATGGTATAGAAAGTTTTGATAGTGTGTTGAGACCTCTCTGGAAGGGTACCAGATGTCACAGTGGAAAGGTCCTTGCTGCCTTCTTGAAGGCTATTGGTTTCATCATCCCTCTTATGGATGCTGAGTATGCCAGTTTCTACACGAAGGGTGTGATGCCAGTCTTAATCAGAGAGTTCAAGTCCCCAGATGAAGAGATGAAGAAGATTGTCCTGAAGGTTGTGAAGCAGTGTGTCAGTACAGAGGGTGTACAGGCTGATTATATCCGGAGTCAGTGTGTCATCAGCACACAGTGTTTAGATCCTGATTGTATCCGGAGTCACAGAGTCCTTTCAGCGTTCTTCAAACACTTCTGGGTTAGGAGAATGGCTCTAGATCGTAGGAACTATAAGCAACTTGTGGAAACAACAGTAGAGATGGCAAACAAGGTGGGAGTTACTGATATCGTCGGGAAGATTGTTGAGGATCTGAAAGATGAAAGTGAGCCTTACAGGAGAATGGTGATGGAAACAATTGAGAAGGTGGTGGCTAACTTGGGTACCTCGGATATTGATCCTCGTCTGGAGGAGCTGCTTATTGATGGCATCCTGTATGCTTTCCAGGAGCAGACAAGTGATGATGCAAATGTCATGCTTAATGGCTTTGGAGCTGTTGTGAATGCGCTTGGCCAGAGGGTCAAGCCTTACCTTCCGCAGATATGTGGTACCATCAAGTGGCGGTTGAACAACAAGAGTGCAAAAGTTAGGCAGCAAGCTGCTGATCTGATCTCAAGGATAGCTATTGTGATGAAGCAGTGCCAGGAGGAACAGCTTATGGGTCACCTGGGTGTTGTGCTATATGAGTACTTGGGGGAGGAGTATCCTGAGGTGCTGGGTTCAATTCTTGGAGCGTTGAAGGCTATTGTTAATGTTATTGGCATGACTAAGATGACGCCTCCAATCAAGGATCTTCTTCCTCGTTTGACCCCCATCTTGAAAAATAGGCATGAGAAAGTCCAAGAGAACTGCATTGATCTAGTTGGTAGGATAGCTGATCGCGGAGCAGAATTTGTACCAGCTCGGGAGTGGATGAGGATTTGTTTTGAGCTGCTGGAAATGTTGAAGGCTCACAAGAAGGGTATCAGAAGAGCCACTGTGAACACATTTGGTTATATTGCCAAGGCAATCGGGCCTCAGGACGTGTTGGCCACTCTGTTGAATAACCTGAAGGTGCAGGAGCGACAGAACCGTGTTTGCACGACTGTAGCAATTGCTATTGTTGCTGAAACTTGCTCGCCGTTCACAGTTTTGCCTGCCCTCATGAATGAGTACCGGGTTCCGGAGCTCAATGTCCAGAATGGTGTTTTGAAATCTCTCTCTTTCCTCTTTGAGTATATTGGTGAGATGGGCAAAGATTACATATATGCAGTCGCTCCCTTGCTTGAAGATGCACTGATGGACAGGGATCTGGTTCACAGGCAGACTGCTGCGTCTGCTATCAAGCATATGGCTCTAGGAGTTGCAGGCTTGGGTTGTGAGGATGCTCTTGTCCATTTGCTCAACTATGTCTGGCCCAACATATTTGAGACATCTCCCCATCTCATAAATGCCGTCATGGAAGCTATCGAGGGGATGCGAGTTGCTCTAGGCGCAGCCGTGGTTCTGAATTATTGCCTTCAAGGCCTCTTCCATCCAGCAAGGAAAGTACGTGAAGTATACTGGAAGATCTACAACTCGCTGTATATTGGCGCACAGGATGCACTTGTGGCTTCTTATCCTTCCCTAGGCGATCTTGGAAACAACGACATCTTCAGCCGTCCAGAG GGTGTTTTGGTCCAAGTGTGCCGAAGAGTCTTATCTGGATTTGGGACCGGGCATTGCAAGGGCCGAGTGGTGTGTTTACTTCGTCGCAGTGTAACCTTTCATAATCCTACTTTGAAGGCTGAAGAAAATCATAGGTCTTATATGTATGATGTACTAGTGTGGTTAAG gagtGTGAAGCAATATTAG
- the LOC109753399 gene encoding uncharacterized protein isoform X2, translating into MDGIDAELARAQEERQRLEEALAAGAPMAVSSVTFDKDLYGGGGGFAGYDTSIPASEDDDDAPEDAPNPAARRLASYTGHAVAAAADIPRSADGGDDDGAPANKPRRIIDREDDYRRRRLDRGLSPERHDAFAAGEATPAPSVRTYGDAMREASVLQEKERTLREIAKKKKEEEERAKEKKAAPQPPSAALTKRRNRWDQSQEGDAAAAAGAEKKAKTDSDWDAPDATPGIGRWDATPGRAGDATPSVRRNRWDETPTPGRMADGDATPAAGGITPGAGATPSGAWDATPKLLPGGLATPTPKKQRSRWDETPVSMGNATPSGTAATPFGAENLATPTPGHLAAVQMTPEYYHLLRMERDIEERNRPLTDEELDAMFPPQGYKILEPPASYQPICTPARKLLATPTPLSTPLYAIPEENRGQQFDVPKDLGPGLPLMKPEDIQFFGKLLNEDDEEQLTPEEQKERKIMKLLLKVKNGTPPQRKTSLRQLTDKAREFGAGPLFNGILPLLMQPTLEDQERHLLVKVIDRVLYKLDELVRPFVHKILVVIEPLLIDEDYYARAEGREIISNLSKAAGLATMIAAMRPDIDNIDEYVRNTTARAFSVVASALGIPALLPFLKAVCQSKKSWQARHTGIKIVQQIAILMGCAVLPHLKNLVEIMEHGLTDENQKVRTITALSLAALAEAAAPYGIESFDSVLRPLWKGTRCHSGKVLAAFLKAIGFIIPLMDAEYASFYTKGVMPVLIREFKSPDEEMKKIVLKVVKQCVSTEGVQADYIRSQCVISTQCLDPDCIRSHRVLSAFFKHFWVRRMALDRRNYKQLVETTVEMANKVGVTDIVGKIVEDLKDESEPYRRMVMETIEKVVANLGTSDIDPRLEELLIDGILYAFQEQTSDDANVMLNGFGAVVNALGQRVKPYLPQICGTIKWRLNNKSAKVRQQAADLISRIAIVMKQCQEEQLMGHLGVVLYEYLGEEYPEVLGSILGALKAIVNVIGMTKMTPPIKDLLPRLTPILKNRHEKVQENCIDLVGRIADRGAEFVPAREWMRICFELLEMLKAHKKGIRRATVNTFGYIAKAIGPQDVLATLLNNLKVQERQNRVCTTVAIAIVAETCSPFTVLPALMNEYRVPELNVQNGVLKSLSFLFEYIGEMGKDYIYAVAPLLEDALMDRDLVHRQTAASAIKHMALGVAGLGCEDALVHLLNYVWPNIFETSPHLINAVMEAIEGMRVALGAAVVLNYCLQGLFHPARKVREVYWKIYNSLYIGAQDALVASYPSLGDLGNNDIFSRPEAGCTCSRIRHTHALECM; encoded by the exons ATGGACGGGATCGACGCGGAGCTCGCGCGCGCGCAGGAGGAGCGCCAGAGGCTGGAGGAGGCCCTGGCGGCGGGCGCGCCCATGGCCGTCTCCTCCGTCACCTTCGACAAGGACCTctacggcgggggcggcggcttcGCCGGCTACGACACCTCCATCCCGGCctccgaggacgacgacgacgcgccCGAGGACGCCCCCAaccccgccgcgcgccgcctcgcctcctACACGGGCCACGCCGTCGCCGCGGCCGCCGACATCCCCCGCTCGGccgacggcggcgacgacgacggggcCCCCGCCAACAAGCCCCGGCGCATCATCGACCGCGAGGACGACTACCGCCGGCGCCGCCTCGACCGCGGCCTCTCGCCCGAGCGCCACGACGCGTTCGCCGCGGGGGAGGCAACCCCGGCCCCCTCCGTCCGGACCTACGGCGACGCCATGCGCGAGGCCAGCGTGCTGCAAGAGAAGGAGCGCACGCTGCGGGAGATCgctaagaagaagaaggaggaggaggagagagccAAGGAGAAGAAGGCCGCGCCTCAGCCACCGTCAGCCGCATTGACAAAACGGCGCAATAGGTGGGATCAGTCGCAGGAGGGTGATGCTGCAGCTGCTGCTGGGGCCGAGAAGAAGGCCAAGACAGACTCAGATTGGGATGCCCCTGATGCAACTCCTGGAATTGGGCGCTGGGACGCCACCCCTGGGCGTGCCGGAGACGCGACGCCCTCTGTGAGGAGGAACAGGTGGGATGAGACTCCGACTCCAGGGAGGATGGCTGATGGAGATGCAACTCCGGCAGCTGGTGGCATTACCCCAGGAGCAGGAGCCACCCCTTCTGGGGCATGGGATGCTACTCCTAAGCTGCTGCCTGGTGGGCTTGCCACGCCAACGCCCAAGAAGCAGAGATCGAggtgggatgagactccggttagtATGGGGAATGCAACACCCAGTGGCACGGCAGCGACACCATTTGGAGCAGAGAACCTTGCCACGCCGACACCTGGCCACCTTGCTGCTGTCCAGATGACTCCGGAGTATTACCATCTCCTGCGGATGGAGCGGGACATTGAGGAGCGAAACAGGCCTCTCACTGACGAGGAGCTTGACGCCATGTTCCCGCCGCAGGGATACAAGATTCTTGAACCTCCAGCATCGTACCAGCCCATATGCACACCTGCAAGGAAGCTGCTTGCTACACCAACGCCTCTGAGCACACCATTGTATGCTATTCCCGAGGAGAATCGTGGGCAGCAATTTGATGTGCCCAAGGACTTGGGTCCTGGGTTGCCACTCATGAAGCCAGAGGATATACAGTTCTTTGGGAAGTTGCTGAATGAGGATGACGAGGAGCAGCTGACGCCAGAGGAGCAGAAGGAGAGAAAAATCATGAAACTCCTGCTCAAGGTGAAGAACGGCACGCCCCCACAGCGAAAGACGTCACTTCGGCAGCTCACGGACAAAGCACGTGAATTTGGTGCTGGCCCGCTGTTCAATGGAATCCTGCCATTGCTCATGCAGCCAACGCTTGAGGACCAGGAGCGGCATCTCCTGGTGAAGGTTATTGACAGGGTGCTGTATAAGCTGGATGAGCTGGTCCGTCCATTTGTGCACAAGATTCTTGTAGTTATCGAGCCACTTTTGATTGATGAGGATTACTACGCTCGTGCTGAGGGCAGGGAGATTATCTCAAATCTTAGCAAAGCTGCTGGTCTTGCTACTATGATTGCCGCCATGAGACCGGATATTGATAACATTGACGAGTATGTGAGGAATACAACTGCTAGGGCATTCAGTGTGGTGGCTTCTGCTTTGGGTATCCCCGCCCTCCTCCCATTTTTGAAGGCTGTTTGTCAGAGTAAGAAGTCCTGGCAAGCTCGACACACTGGTATCAAGATTGTTCAGCAGATTGCTATTCTCATGGGCTGTGCTGTTCTGCCTCACCTTAAGAACCTAGTTGAGATCATGGAGCATGGTCTAACTGATGAGAACCAGAAAGTGCGGACAATCACTGCTCTCTCTCTTGCTGCACTTGCTGAAGCTGCTGCGCCCTATGGTATAGAAAGTTTTGATAGTGTGTTGAGACCTCTCTGGAAGGGTACCAGATGTCACAGTGGAAAGGTCCTTGCTGCCTTCTTGAAGGCTATTGGTTTCATCATCCCTCTTATGGATGCTGAGTATGCCAGTTTCTACACGAAGGGTGTGATGCCAGTCTTAATCAGAGAGTTCAAGTCCCCAGATGAAGAGATGAAGAAGATTGTCCTGAAGGTTGTGAAGCAGTGTGTCAGTACAGAGGGTGTACAGGCTGATTATATCCGGAGTCAGTGTGTCATCAGCACACAGTGTTTAGATCCTGATTGTATCCGGAGTCACAGAGTCCTTTCAGCGTTCTTCAAACACTTCTGGGTTAGGAGAATGGCTCTAGATCGTAGGAACTATAAGCAACTTGTGGAAACAACAGTAGAGATGGCAAACAAGGTGGGAGTTACTGATATCGTCGGGAAGATTGTTGAGGATCTGAAAGATGAAAGTGAGCCTTACAGGAGAATGGTGATGGAAACAATTGAGAAGGTGGTGGCTAACTTGGGTACCTCGGATATTGATCCTCGTCTGGAGGAGCTGCTTATTGATGGCATCCTGTATGCTTTCCAGGAGCAGACAAGTGATGATGCAAATGTCATGCTTAATGGCTTTGGAGCTGTTGTGAATGCGCTTGGCCAGAGGGTCAAGCCTTACCTTCCGCAGATATGTGGTACCATCAAGTGGCGGTTGAACAACAAGAGTGCAAAAGTTAGGCAGCAAGCTGCTGATCTGATCTCAAGGATAGCTATTGTGATGAAGCAGTGCCAGGAGGAACAGCTTATGGGTCACCTGGGTGTTGTGCTATATGAGTACTTGGGGGAGGAGTATCCTGAGGTGCTGGGTTCAATTCTTGGAGCGTTGAAGGCTATTGTTAATGTTATTGGCATGACTAAGATGACGCCTCCAATCAAGGATCTTCTTCCTCGTTTGACCCCCATCTTGAAAAATAGGCATGAGAAAGTCCAAGAGAACTGCATTGATCTAGTTGGTAGGATAGCTGATCGCGGAGCAGAATTTGTACCAGCTCGGGAGTGGATGAGGATTTGTTTTGAGCTGCTGGAAATGTTGAAGGCTCACAAGAAGGGTATCAGAAGAGCCACTGTGAACACATTTGGTTATATTGCCAAGGCAATCGGGCCTCAGGACGTGTTGGCCACTCTGTTGAATAACCTGAAGGTGCAGGAGCGACAGAACCGTGTTTGCACGACTGTAGCAATTGCTATTGTTGCTGAAACTTGCTCGCCGTTCACAGTTTTGCCTGCCCTCATGAATGAGTACCGGGTTCCGGAGCTCAATGTCCAGAATGGTGTTTTGAAATCTCTCTCTTTCCTCTTTGAGTATATTGGTGAGATGGGCAAAGATTACATATATGCAGTCGCTCCCTTGCTTGAAGATGCACTGATGGACAGGGATCTGGTTCACAGGCAGACTGCTGCGTCTGCTATCAAGCATATGGCTCTAGGAGTTGCAGGCTTGGGTTGTGAGGATGCTCTTGTCCATTTGCTCAACTATGTCTGGCCCAACATATTTGAGACATCTCCCCATCTCATAAATGCCGTCATGGAAGCTATCGAGGGGATGCGAGTTGCTCTAGGCGCAGCCGTGGTTCTGAATTATTGCCTTCAAGGCCTCTTCCATCCAGCAAGGAAAGTACGTGAAGTATACTGGAAGATCTACAACTCGCTGTATATTGGCGCACAGGATGCACTTGTGGCTTCTTATCCTTCCCTAGGCGATCTTGGAAACAACGACATCTTCAGCCGTCCAGAG GCAGGATGTACATGTTCACGTATTCGTCATACACATGCATTGGAATGCATGTGA